From one Branchiostoma floridae strain S238N-H82 chromosome 3, Bfl_VNyyK, whole genome shotgun sequence genomic stretch:
- the LOC118411675 gene encoding uncharacterized protein LOC118411675 has protein sequence MAGREGRPHVQNLGSNTCDGDLEFDKWNIQELKLFLSNREVPSSDKNKHELIRLCKKAQLLSLPKGSGISDPGHTRYIEQKLILDGGLIRLPNPSSSSLAAGWESDGSGLPDLLQVGVENYFERKNKDMNIKTAGKEALRDGKSLHLSGHVCNLQVHGVHVDSPYCFIRCKAVRETSVSLPPYDTWIIVHKRRNIIVDGYCSCPGGIQGTCKHIAALCHTVIETVARGDNKAVTEKVQAWHAPSKKPHKPDFVKDITIRKVKGDCGLEEDSNHTKRTRYNNDPRAVEDRQDKTLQDLDLEGLRVATNGSAGILAYVQFGSNESEMPDVEHVVNEEVVTNAEYICMPDLPKTLPEIAQEASSTQELFQLATTPVSEEVVNIIRETTKDQTQSDSWFKYRQGRITASNLYEAVRKVRSDETVSEQNTSFLKKVMDYGPRPYAPAIYWGQYNEKSAVDKFVKLNRRHHKKLRADACGTVLCAEYPFLSASPDAVITCTCCGVRPLEVKNPYTNRHLSINKFAELPDTCLDITSTGKKRLNACHSYYYQVQAQLLCLQADSGYFALQTACAYNNFHWEEI, from the exons ATGGCCGGCCGTGAGGGTCGCCCCCATGTGCAAAATCTGGGCAGTAACACGTGCGACGGCGACCTTGAGTTCGATAAGTGGAATATACAGGAGTTAAAATTATTTCTGTCGAACCGAGAAGTCCCATCAagtgacaaaaacaaacatgaacTTATTCGTCTCTGCAAGAAGGCGCAGCTTTTGTCTCTACCAAAGGGATCGGGAATCAGTGACCCCGGCCACACCCGATACATCGAGCAAAAACTGATCTTGGATGGGGGCCTTATAAGGTTACCAAATCCTTCTTCTTCGTCTTTGGCAGCAGGGTGGGAGTCTGACGGCTCAGGTCTTCCAGATCTACTTCAAGTTGGAGTTGAAAACTACTTTGAGCGAA aaaacaagGATATGAACATCAAAACAGCGGGAAAGGAGGCGCTGCGAGACGGAAAAAGTCTGCACCTCTCTGGGCACGTGTGCAATCTGCAAGTCCATGGAGTACACGTGGACAGCCCGTACTGTTTCATCCGCTGCAAAGCTGTCAGGGAGACAAGTGTCTCACTGCCTCCATACGACACATGGATAATTGTACACAAGAGAAGAAACATCATTGTTGATGGCTACTGTTCCTGTCCTGGAGG TATTCAAGGGACCTGCAAGCACATTGCAGCGCTGTGTCACACTGTTATTGAAACAGTTGCCAGAGGTGATAACAAAGCAGTGACGGAGAAAGTCCAAGCCTGGCATGCACCATCGAAGAAGCCACATAAGCCAGACTTCGTAAAGGACATAACCATCCGAAAAGTCAAAG GTGATTGTGGACTGGAAGAAGACAGCAACCACACAAAACGTACAAGATACAACAATGATCCCAGGGCAGTTGAGGACAGACAGGACAAGACTCTCCAGGACCTGGACTTAGAGGGACTCAGGGTGGCAACAAATGGTAGTGCAGGGATATTGGCTTATGTACAGTTTGGCAGCAATGAGTCTGAGATGCCCGATGTTGAACATGTTGTTAATGAAGAGGTTGTTACCAATGCAGAATATATTTGTATGCCAGATCTTCCAAAAACTTTACCAGAAATTGCACAGGAGGCTAGCAGTACTCAAGAACTGTTCCAACTAGCAACAACACCTGTATCAGAAGAAGTAGTTAACATCATCAGAGAGACCACCAAAGACCAGACACAATCAGATAGTTGGTTCAAATATAGACAAGGGAGAATAACTGCCAGTAATTTGTACGAAGCAGTAAGGAAGGTTCGTTCAGATGAAACGGTAAGTGAACAAAACACATCATTCCTGAAGAAAGTTATGGATTATGGTCCTCGTCCATATGCACCAGCAATATACTGGGGACAGTacaatgaaaaatctgctgtaGACAAGTTTGTCAAGCTGAATCGGCGACATCATAAGAAGCTGAGGGCAGATGCTTGTGGCACAGTACTGTGTGCTGAATACCCTTTTTTATCAGCATCTCCTGATGcagttattacatgtacatgttgtggaGTCAGGCCACTTGAAGTCAAAAACCCCTACACCAATAGACACCTGTCAATTAACAAGTTTGCAGAATTGCCTGATACCTGTCTGGACATAACGTCAACAGGAAAGAAAAGACTTAATGCGTGTCATTCCTATTATTACCAAGTACAGGCACAGCTACTGTGTCTGCAGGCTGACAGTGGATACTTTGCCCTCCAGACAGCCTGTGCTTACAATAACTTTCATTGGGAAGAGATTTGA